One window of the Candidatus Izemoplasmatales bacterium genome contains the following:
- the gap gene encoding type I glyceraldehyde-3-phosphate dehydrogenase: MSVKVAINGFGRIGRLAFRVMFGNPDFEIVAINDLTDAEQLAYLLKYDTAQGRYGKPVSFAGTDLVVDGVKIPVFAIKEPQLLPWAQYNVDVVLECTGLFTSRDKAALHLQAGAKRVVLSAPAKEKDIPTIVYGVNENTLTGTETILSAASCTTNCLAPIAKILDENFGIVKGYMTTVHAYTNDQITLDGPHKAGIASRRGRSAAANIVPSTTGAAKAVALVLPQLKGKMDGIALRVPVITGSIVDLVVELKKNVTRDEINAAVKAAQSDTVGYTEDPIVSSDVIGITQGTMFDASCTAVMEVEGKQLVKVMSWYDNEMSYTSQMIRTLKHFAHLI; encoded by the coding sequence ATGTCAGTCAAAGTCGCAATCAACGGATTCGGCAGGATCGGCCGCCTGGCCTTCCGCGTCATGTTCGGAAACCCGGATTTCGAAATCGTCGCCATCAACGACCTCACCGACGCCGAGCAGCTCGCCTACCTTCTCAAGTACGACACCGCCCAAGGCCGCTACGGCAAGCCCGTCTCCTTCGCCGGCACCGACCTCGTCGTCGACGGCGTCAAGATCCCCGTCTTCGCGATCAAGGAACCGCAGCTCCTCCCGTGGGCCCAGTACAACGTCGACGTCGTCCTCGAGTGCACCGGCCTCTTCACGTCCCGTGACAAGGCCGCCCTTCACCTCCAGGCCGGCGCGAAGCGCGTCGTCCTGTCCGCTCCCGCCAAGGAGAAGGACATCCCGACGATCGTCTACGGCGTCAATGAGAACACCCTGACCGGCACCGAGACGATCCTCTCCGCCGCCTCCTGCACGACCAACTGCCTCGCCCCGATCGCCAAGATCCTCGATGAGAACTTCGGAATCGTGAAGGGATACATGACCACCGTCCACGCCTACACCAACGACCAGATCACCCTCGACGGCCCGCACAAGGCCGGCATCGCCAGCCGTCGCGGACGTTCCGCCGCCGCCAACATCGTCCCGTCGACGACCGGCGCCGCCAAAGCCGTCGCGCTCGTCCTGCCGCAGCTCAAGGGCAAGATGGACGGCATCGCCCTCCGCGTCCCGGTCATCACCGGCTCGATCGTCGACCTCGTCGTCGAACTGAAGAAGAACGTCACGCGTGACGAGATCAACGCCGCCGTCAAGGCCGCGCAGTCCGACACGGTCGGCTACACGGAGGATCCGATCGTCTCCTCCGACGTCATCGGCATCACGCAGGGGACGATGTTCGACGCCTCCTGCACCGCCGTGATGGAAGTCGAAGGCAAGCAGCTGGTCAAGGTCATGTCCTGGTATGACAACGAGATGTCCTATACCTCGCAGATGATCCGGACCCTCAAGCACTTCGCCCATCTGATCTAA